A window of Littorina saxatilis isolate snail1 linkage group LG7, US_GU_Lsax_2.0, whole genome shotgun sequence contains these coding sequences:
- the LOC138970221 gene encoding uncharacterized protein, whose amino-acid sequence MSEHTSRSKVPSQSIHSVSTSLSCIAARTRARARAAQVKAQYARRKLELSKRQAAFEEETAITEARNCRKKKDWEAELTLLEAEEDAAAEEAEASVLEAWEGGSTPAHSPPMSPPPSVAPSQRLPTSAGPSPLPSHANFDAQSRTQQYVNSLPNDTESKVSKHRDDYTSDDFTSVHSSARFINNNNNSNNSNNSNAKFNRSSSYNCNHPHEELSKFLLKKDLLLNRLSVFNEEPGAFPAWKISFKSVMVELGTTPQEELDLLVKYLGPESGRYARSMQSSSAGNPRNGLQLLWERLEERFGSPELIEAHLKAKIHAFPPVTKDNRKLFDLCDLMDEIYAAKENPSLMLLFSIYDTSSGANLIVEKLPHFLKQKWISVAANYKSQHKVAFPPFSVLLKFVRDMSKIYNDPAFQLDNPVKNNHHVDVRTRMSGIIADNSDVSKVCPIHKTQHQLPVCKKFASMTFEEKRSLLKEKNLCYRCLLPDHAVKQCKATVKCEKCGKGHLTVMHRMSAYDPANRSPPADQSSFPFRSSHGGENTSVNVNNRCTALCGSIDASRSCGKIVPVRIFSPSQPSKSMQVYAVIDDQSNRSLASPALLDGLGVSSDELVYTLTSCSGSYSMSGRRVSGLCVQSLDAQTTLNLPSLIECDKIPEERSEIPTPEVAQCHAHLQRLAAVIPPSDARLPIGILIGRDLPEAHHVLDQIIGPPSSPFALRLRLGWVIIGDVCLQHKSTSVNTKKTSVDQGHDSVFEPCRNHIKLCEVDEIAPDLFKRTSEDETVAMSIEDKRFLSVMDNHFQKNSQENTPVTQYLSKSRIKWKFNPPHASHMGGSWERIIGVVRRVLDALLLDAKQKTLTHELPQFV is encoded by the exons ATGTCAGAACACACCAGTAGATCGAAAGTTCCATCGCAGAGCATCCATTCCGTCAGCACATCATTGTCTTGCATTGCTGCTCGAACACGAGCCAGAGCCCGAGCAGCGCAAGTGAAGGCACAATATGCCCGGCGGAAATTGGAACTCTCGAAGAGACAGGCAGCCTTCGAAGAAGAGACGGCCATCACAGAGGCCAGAAATTgcagaaagaagaaagattggGAAGCGGAATTAACTTTACTCGAAGCAGAGGAAGATGCCGCTGCAGAGGAGGCAGAGGCTTCAGTCCTTGAGGCCTGGGAAGGTGGATCTACCCCAGCTCATTCTCCGCCTATGTCTCCACCCCCTTCCGTTGCTCCCTCTCAACGTTTGCCCACTTCCGCTGGTCCTAGTCCTTTGCCCTCTCATGCTAACTTCGACGCTCAGAGCAGAACACAGCAGTATGTGAACAGCCTTCCCAATGACACTGAATCTAAAGTGAGCAAGCATAGAGATGACTACACGTCGGATGACTTCACGTCAGTTCATTCATCGGCAAggttcatcaacaacaacaacaacagcaacaacagcaacaacagcaatgcTAAATTTAACCGTAGCAGCAGCTACAACTGCAACCACCCGCATGAAGAGCTGTCCAAGTTTCTTTTGAAGAAAGATCTTCTGCTTAACCGCTTGTCAGTCTTCAACGAAGAACCAGGAGCCTTCCCAGCGTGGAAAATCTCGTTCAAGAGCGTCATGGTTGAGCTTGGAACGACGCCACAGGAAGAGCTTGATCTGCTTGTAAAATATCTCGGGCCAGAGTCAGGAAGGTATGCACGTAGCATGCAAAGTTCAAGCGCCGGCAACCCACGCAATGGTCTTCAGCTTCTCTGGGAACGACTAGAAGAAAGATTTGGTTCACCTGAACTGATCGAAGCACACCTCAAGGCTAAAATCCATGCTTTCCCTCCCGTCACCAAAGACAATAGAAAGTTGTTCGATCTGTGTGACCTCATGGACGAGATCTACGCTGCCAAGGAAAACCCAAGCCTTAtgcttttgttttcaatttaTGACACGTCATCAGGGGCAAACTTGATCGTGGAGAAGCTTCCTCACTTCCTGAAGCAGAAATGGATCAGCGTGGCAGCAAACTACAAGAGTCAGCACAAGGTTGCCTTCCCACCCTTCTCCGTTCTGCTGAAGTTCGTGCGAGATATGAGCAAAATCTACAACGATCCTGCTTTTCAGCTGGATAATCCAGTCAAGAACAATCACCATGTTGACGTCCGGACTCGGATGTCGGGCATCATCGCTGATAACTCTGACGTCAGCAAAGTGTGTCCTATCCACAAGACACAGCATCAACTTCCAGTGTGCAAGAAATTTGCGTCGATGACTTTCGAAGAGAAAAGATCTCTACTGAAGGAGAAAAACCTCTGTTACAGGTGCCTTCTTCCTGACCATGCAGTCAAGCAATGTAAGGCCACTGTGAAATGTGAAAAGTGCGGCAAGGGTCACCTCACGGTGATGCATCGCATGTCAGCCTATGACCCTGCCAATCGAAGTCCTCCAGCTGACCAAAGTTCTTTCCCCTTCCGCTCATCGCATGGCGGGGAGAATACGTCAGTTAACGTGAACAATCGTTGTACTGCGCTGTGTGGCAGCATCGACGCCAGCAGGTCGTGTGGTAAAATTGTTCCAGTACGCATCTTTTCCCCCAGTCAACCGAGCAAATCGATGCAGGTCTATGCAGTGATAGACGACCAGAGCAACCGCTCACTGGCATCACCGGCTCTTCTAGATGGTCTTGGCGTCTCTTCTGATGAACTTGTGTACACACTGACGTCCTGCTCTGGTTCCTACAGCATGAGTGGACGCAGAGTTTCAGGTCTGTGTGTGCAGTCTCTCGATGCCCAAACCACGCTGAATCTGCCTTCTCTCATTGAGTGTGACAAGATCCCTGAAGAGCGCTCAGAAATCCCCACCCCTGAGGTCGCTCAGTGTCACGCCCACTTGCAGAGGCTTGCAGCGGTCATCCCCCCTAGCGATGCGCGATTGCCTATCGGAATCCTTATAGGGAGAGATTTGCCTGAGGCACACCATGTGCTCGACCAGATCATAGGCCCGCCTTCGTCCCCTTTCGCCCTACGCCTCCGTCTCGGCTGGGTGATCATTGGCGATGTATGTCTGCAGCACAAATCGACATCAGTCAATACCAAGAAGACCAGCGTCGACCAAGGTCACGACTCTGTCTTTGAGCCTTGTCGCAATCACATCAAGCTGTGTGAAGTCGATGAAATAGCCCCTGACCTCTTCAAGAGAACCTCGGAAGATGAAACAGTGGCCATGTCCATCGAAGACAAACGGTTCCTGTCCGTCATGGACAACCACTTTCAAAAGAACAGTCAAG AAAATACCCCAGTTACACAGTATCTCAGCAAGTCTAGAATCAAATGGAAGTTCAACCCGCCCCACGCCTCTCACATGGGTGGCTCCTGGGAACGTATCATCGGTGTTGTCCGCAGAGTCCTAGACGCCCTGCTGCTGGATGCTAAGCAAAAGACCCTTACACACGAA TTACCACAGTTTGTGTAA